The following proteins come from a genomic window of Nicotiana tomentosiformis chromosome 12, ASM39032v3, whole genome shotgun sequence:
- the LOC138903510 gene encoding uncharacterized protein: MCETFKIKHRNSMTYRPQMNGAVEAANKNIKKILRKMVDYYKQWHEKLPFSLLGYRTTVRTSTGATPYLLVYGTEAVIPAEVEIPSLRIIQEVELSNAEWVQSRYEQLALIDGKRLNAVCHSQLYQNRMTRAFNKKVRPRKFTPGQLVLKRIFPHQDKAKGKFSPNWQGPYMVHRVLTGGALILIEMDGEI; this comes from the coding sequence atgtgtgaaaccttcaagatcaagcataggaACTCCATGACATACAGACCGCAAATGAACGGAgctgtagaagccgccaacaagaacatcaagaagatactgaggaaaatggtagattattataaacaatggcacgagaaactgcCATTTTCTCTCCTCGggtatcgtaccacggttcgcacatcaactggggcaactccctacttattggtttatggtactgaagcggttattcctgccgaagtagagatcccttctttaagaattatacaagaagtcGAGCTCAGCAATGCAGAATGGGTACAGAGCCGCtatgaacaactggctctcattgatggaaagagaTTGAATGCAGTATGTCACAGTCAACTCTACCAAAACAGAATgacaagagctttcaacaaaaaggtcagaccaaggaaattcacaccggggcagttggtgctaaagcggatcttcccacatcaggataaAGCCAAGGGAaagttctcacccaactggcaaggtccctacatggttcatcgagtattaacaggaggagcactcatacttatagaaatggacggagagatttga